The genomic DNA GTCATAACAACGCTGGACAAAGCTCTAGAACTACTCGCCCACTGGTGTAAGCAGAACTCCCTGGTACCGCACCCTAAAAAGTGTGAGGGTATGATCCTTAAAAGGAAGTTTAAAAATCAATCAGCATCACATAAAATGGTCGCCCAGTTCTAAGCTATTAGGTATAACCATTGACAACAAGCTCACATGGTCGAATCACATATCAGAGCTTAAGAGAGGGTTCGTTAACAAGCTCAACCTGATCAAACGCAGCCGCTTTTTACCTAACAATACGCTTTTAGATTTATATTTTCAAGTCATTTTACCTTCGGTTATTTATGCGTTACCAATTTGGGGGTGTTGTACAAATAAAAACGATTTTAATTCTCTGGAATCAATACACGGTAGGGCAGCCAGAATCATTTATAATCTCCCGCGCGACATGCACTCTGAAAATGTTCGCAAAACAGCTAAATGGGACTCTTTATTCGACATATATACAGTCAAAATAGCCACTTTAATTTATAATATCTACAATCGTATAAAGAACATTTAATCCAAAGGAAAGAGTCTAAGTACGACCTTTTATTGGCCACATTCAATTATAGTAcgtatatgttattcaccggccgggaggtccgtattgggaaaaactgtgcccgaggtcttaagtacggcccgaggccgtaggccgagggccgtactcgagacagagggcacagtttttcccaatacggaccgaccaaggccggtgaataacatttttatttatttctaaattctattcttagaaggtaggagaaactattaagaaaaactctaaaagtcatgttttaattttacgcattgttgggtaataaaattcgctttcactggacggtaatagctttcgtcagaatccattgttttttatgagaaagttgaacaataacactgctctattgcaaaaaacaattaagacaaattgaaacttcgctctttcaattcgcaacttcactctgcgcttagcgtagttggttaccatgaccgtggtcaggagataggaaaatactgcccgctcccggaaccaatcagattgcaggattctcaggataccgcccgctcacgatcaaagaaataaataataattgataATATCTTTGTTTCATATTTGCATGGCCCCATAAGCTGTATTAACTTTAAAACCCACCgtgtttttaaataaaagatgttgttgttgttgttcgttTATTCAAAAGGAACACCTTGTTTTTCTAATCTCTTTGGGGACAATACTTCCAGTTTTCATGTGGTCCTATATTCTTTTTGTTCTCAATTGCAATAAAATGAAACAGCTGTTCCTGTTTTAATCATTCAGTAACCTCTATAAGAGGAGCTTGTTGCTCTTAGTATATGACCTACTAAAATTGTAGCGTTTCAGAAAAAAAGGGAACAGTTTTGGATGCATGTGATAAAGTCTGTTTCGCTTAATTGATTATTAGTTACTAACTGCCTTTTGTTCTTATTGGTAGTACAAAAGAACACTATCGGTCCGGCCCCAGTTGtccaaaaggtggataacgctatccaccggataaaacactatccattggatagtgcaaaTTGGTTTGGCTATGACTTATTCACTGGAtattgatttatccagtggatagcactatccatcgtttatacaactggggccagaataATAATGCTTTTTTAATGAATGGGAACAATGGTTCCTTTTAACTGTTCCTTTCATAAGGAACCCTGTTTAGCAAAAACccttgtcatcattatcatcgccAACATCGTCATTATTATCAACATCATCATAATAAAATAAACCTGGTCTTTATTTCTCAAACGATAAATATACTTATTATCACCACCATCGTCGTCATTATCATCCTTCTACTCATTGTTGTCATCTTCATTTAGTTAAGCAGTCATTCCTCCCCGTCTTCACCTCTTTGCTTTCTGAAGATGCTCTCTGCTGTCATATTTCTTCTTGACCCTCTCTTTACTATTTAATTCACCAGTACCActtgtttgctttgtttttcaggaATCTCCCAGTCTTGCGAATGACCCTATTTATTTTAAGACATTAGAGGCAGAAGTACTACGCTCCCTCGAAAGGATTAAGCATGAAATAGAAGCAAAACGACCTCTGAAGGCTGACATATGGTGTTACTTCGGAACCGTTCTTATTCGCCAGCCTGATGAAGGTATCATGTTCACTTTTGCGACTGATACATGTGAAATAATCTGTGCACAACATGTTGATATGAATGCGAGTTACATGTTGTAAATTTGTGCGAGAACGTAAACTGCTAAAAgatagtgtttatctgctgttTCTTGCTGGATTTGCATGCATACAAATGCTTCACCAGGTAAAGTTCGACGGATAATGTTTTTTCGGACTCAGGTCAGACCCACTTAGGCCGAAATTTGGGAAGAAatatttaaactttgcagatGCGTGAAAcacttttttagcatttttcaaCTGGTCTCTTCCTTTTGTCTCATTGATGGAAAATTCGCGGTTTTTGACCCAATCAATCGAGCCCAACCGTCTCGCGAGAATGGAAAGGAAGTGCAAAATAGTACCGAAAATTGCCAGGAAGTCCTACACTTTAGAAAAGCAGACTTCCTCGAGAGGTTGGCCAACAATCTTAATAGACGTTTTGTGGCTTACCGTTCCATTTGATCTGAACTAACGTTTTGGCCAAATGGGGTTCGCATTGGACACCCCTCCCCCCTTGGTGAGACCGAGCCTCTTGTACATGGCTAGGGCTGTAATTTCTTTGATTACCGGAGACCGATAATTGATTTTAAAGAACTTATGTATATGACGTCCTTGTTGGTTAGGCCCTGGCGGCGAATGGAGTATTGAAAATGCTTCGAGGAAGCTCTTGGAGGGAACTGGGTGGAGAACATTATATAGAGGAGGAGGCAACCTAGATGAGAAATTTGTGGAACAACATTTGTGCAAGCAGTCCCCTCCCGAATATGAAGACGTTCAATCAAGATACCATTTAACATTTCGAACGCCAAATGagggtcaattaaatttcaaggtGAGGCCATAAGCCCATTACCGGGCCTATGAGCAGAAATACAGGGAAATCACACCAAAAACAGCAAATTACATATGAAATGAGAGTCGCTTACGAATTGTGGATGATTTTTAAGAGGCTTTTTGAAAACTCGAGTTAAGACTCTAATTTACACCAGGTCTGTGACTCTATTTTCACAGATCGAGGCGTATTAGCCAATATGAAAAAagaccataatactctttgtccctccaaaattttaaataaatgtttttattttttcttgggacttataatggtcctAAGaggaactggaaacaatgcttatgcaaaattttggagaaaCAAacgaagagtattatggtatttttgatatcggCTAATTGTAGACGAGGTTTCAAGGGTTTAAAGTTAGGATGACCATTCAAAATACCAGGTCTGTGACGCTGTATTTTCACAGATCGAAGCTTTGAAGACGACTTTTTAAGTGTTTAGAGTTAGGATGACCATTCAAAAtcccaaagctaaaaaaaaaaagctatgtaAGGGTCATGATTGGTTGGTAAGGTCTGCTTACACAGGAAAATAGATTTAACTGTGAAAATGCTGCTACACAAATATATGGAATTTGTACACTTGTGGCAAGGAATATTACAAGTTTTATCAAGTCTATGTCAGCTGTCCATCAACCAATTACGAATAATTGCTTGGCAGTATGAGTTGCCCACAAATATCACATCATCATGTTGGAGTCGCGGTAACCCGATTATTAGCGTGTCGCTGGATTCGGGGTCGAGTGACTTCGGGCTTGCTTTGTTCTAGATCAATACAATAGACAATCGGCCagataattgcgaggatcacgTCAATCTTTCTtacgtctataacccgcacttcaaataaatgtaaatgtagTTCAGGCTGATTACGATACTTTTGTGTTTACAGTATTGTTTGATTCGTAAGTTTCTCGTAGGATTGTCGGGATACCATTGATGGATAGCATACAGTtaggagcaaaaaaaaaaaaacacttcctcgTGTTGTTTCTTCAAATGAAGTGCTTCAACatgcttgtttgtttggtttttattGGCTCTACAACTGCAGGGAAGTACATCCAAAACCAGGCCAAGCGCTGGTTACTGCCTCATCCATTTGCTGTTTCTCACTAGATAACAAGTCTGGTGCATGATAGGCTTACCATCCTTTTATAGTGTAACGAAGAGGGTTGTACTTAAAGTGAATTCTGTAGATTGGACTGGTCTTTTCTGTTCCAGGTATGGGTCATAAAGAAAAATGTTGGAAAAACGTTGAAGAGAATAGTAATCCCCTTTACTGACCTAAAGAACCTTTTGGATGAGGTATGCTTTGAAGAACGATTTACGAGCTCTCGATGCCGTGGATACTTAATTTTACCACCTCAAAGATATCTGCGCGCAAACATCTTATTTCCTGGCTGCGATTTCGATTGCAGACTCACTATTCATGCACTAGCAGGTATGTGAAGTATATTCATGAAACTTTTCCGTTGCGCGTACATTGTCGTCAAACCTCAACATCATATCCGTGCGAAAACTACTTGTTTGGATATCATTAAAAGCATTTGTATTTAACAGCCACAGGTGCTGCATTCATTATCGATCCATGCACCAAATTGCAAGAGACGTCTGCTCTGTACCTTTCTTGAGGTGAAAAGAGGCGGCCTCTTCCGCTTAACGTAAAGAGAAATAAGGAGccagttttaaaagaaagctgTGTGAAATTCCTTTTGGCTGAAACTTTGCCTGACCTCTTTTGTTTAAATAGGGAAAGCAGACATTTTAATCCGGCTAATACGTTTACCTGGTTTCGTTACTTTCCCGTGATTTTAGACAGTGGTTTCCACATGGACTTTGTGCCCAAAGACGACATAAGAAACACTTTGCTGAGGTATCTCTCCAAAGTGACTTTTTCAGATGAAGATGATTTTGGACTTCGTCTTCCAGATGAGAAACTACCAGATGGATTTCAACTGCAGTTAATGCGATGTTCAAAACGAGCTGTGTATAGTTTCTCGGAAGAGTTTTCAATTGTTCTCTCAAAGGGGAACACGGGCGTGTATGGAAGGGACATCCAAAAGGTATGATTGTGACTACTTCTTCACGGTAACCTTGATTTCTTTTGGGAAGGGGCATGTGCCTGTTGAGGGCTTTGATTGTAATCCACGAACTACAACCCACGAGCTTCAACCCAGGGGATGTGGGCGGATTAGGGATGGGGGAAGGGAGGGTTAAGAGCTAGGGGTAAGGGGAAGTTATGCAATCCTCTGAATGTAAACACTGTTAGAGGCAGAGCCTTATAAAATCTTCCAAGAACACAATTATCGTTCATCATGAACCCAACTTATGTGTGTGGATAAATATCTATAATTgagaaaagaaataattattaataacgTTATCACACCTTTTGCCTTTTGTTAACAGAAAACAGGATTTTTTTTCGCGTGAATTCAGTAACACCTTAGGAAGTACATATCCACGAATAAATGTTCGCGTTAAGTCTTAAATCATCCCTTGGTTCATTTGCGCAATTACCATACTAATGCATCTTTAATAACATCATTGGGATGTCGTCATCTTTATAGTAAGGTCTATGATATTTTTGAAGCAACATTGACATGAATAACACTGTCGTTTACTTGAAAGATAATGCCCACGCTCCTCGGCCTTCTTGGGAGTAAGGACGAGCGTGTTTTCTTTTTGGTCCAATTTAAGGCACCTTTCCATTGTTATagaagaaagaaagtttatCACGTGCTAGGAAGGTTTGATAATTAATTGGCTTAGTTACAGTTTTGAAGTCCTGTTAGGATTTTGGAGTTTTCACGCATTTCAATATGAATTGCCTATTGTCAAGGAGTATGAAATGAGTTTCATTGCATTTTGGGATGGTGGACTATGGTATTTATCTACAAGTTTGCCAATTTGGtcttatcaatggagttgataatgtaaattggccaccgtacagagattctaaaagctgacgtttcgagcgtttgccctgcgtcagagcgaagggcgaacgctcgaaacgtcagctgttAGAATCTCTGGACGGTGGTGAAATTAAAGTATAAAcaccgttgataaaaccaatttttgtatactacttcctcaccgacgcagcaccacagtttctttagaaactacctccTTCATTCATATAGGGTTTATCTGTTTGTTCAATGGCCTATTAACATTTACTGGAATAAATCAGAAGAAATATTGATCAGTCCTGACTGACACTACTTTAGGAGCAGGGCAAGAAAATGGTTGCTCCTCCAAAATGTATACAGGCGAAGAACCTTACAATCTGCAAACAACACGCCCTTGAGATCTTTTAACTTCATGTAGCAAATCAATTTATTTTACAGATACTCTTTTTCTTCtgccatctcagttttatcagaaataacacacaaacagcggtgaaaAACACCAGACATGaacacatttgaaattatcttttacttgacgttccCAGTATGCCTCTGCATatatcttcagaagtgacggttagtACAAAATTGGCGTTTAAGTATCAACAGAGGTGACAAAATCTGATATAGATCGACATATTTAAGGTCAGCTTTAAATCTCTGATCAACAGTGTCTCATGTATTTTACAGTGAGTGTCGGATAGCCCTTTCGCTAAAATTTCACAATTTGATCTCATTTTAAATGGTGatgggccgtttctcgaaagtcccgaaactttacgggcccttttcgggtgtcacaaatccctctgtatctcaagaacagagaggatttaagtcgtcaaatttcacagtcagttttcttttagctaccttgaaaacatgttaaaagatcggcatTCCAAAACAAGCCGTTGGTTCACAAATGGCTatccgggcccgaaaagttttcgggactttcgagaaacgggccccagttGGTGTAACATGGTCCGCAAGAGCGGACGTATGACGATCATTAATTAATGCTttaaaatgctcagtttttctgcCATTCAATCATCTTTTAGTTTTcccgatataaaaatcatttcAGTCCCAACGGGGAACTCTAAATAGAATCATAGCCATTTGCCTCCCGCTAAGTCTAtttttgtaaggaaagaaagatttaggCGACGAATACTTTGAAAAATCAGTTTAAGGTCACTACACCCGTAGAGTTTATTTATGCACGACACGTTATTTGTAGCCCTAAATAAAGTAAAACtaacaaaatgttatttttggAAACTGTAATGGTTGAGGTCAATGGTTGTTTTGTGGGTTTTGTAATACGTCATTCATGTTATAATTAACAACACCTCTGGGGTAACGGTAACTGTCTACTGCAGTTAATTCGCTTTTTCGCTCTTTATCACACCGTGTTCGTATTAATCAAGCATAACCAATCTGTTGGAAGGACGCAAACATATGTTTCGTTTTTAGGGGACCGACTTCTATCTTCATTGCAAAGAATGGGACGAGTTgcttaacagtgaaaattggGAACCTGAAGACATATCAAAAAAGCTTCCTGATTTCTTCCGTTTTGTGAGGAAAGTTCAAAGTTCAATCATTCACGATGAAGGTGCCACAGGTTTGTAATGTAATTGCTGTAAATTAATCACGTTGATCTGGTTGTGGAGTGAAGATAGCTGTGCTTTGGATTCAACAGACTGACTGTTCAAAGGGCGTAGCCACTGCATTAAAGAATTGGTGGCTGTGTTTTTTTACGAAACGACTATTGTTAGAGGCCAAAATACTGCCGTAACAATGTTTTTATTAAGGATATCTTTGGCAGAGTTTTTATTTCGCTGTCTGTTACTTTATCTACAGCTACACATTCCAGCcatcggcaaagtccctttttgacttatggctgtttctgcttaggtggtcCCATACACCACACGccttttttagagacatcaccgccaagcccgCTACTGACTTACCGAATTACTGGACTGAAGAGATTCCTGAATCCTCTTCGGTTTGTTCATTTTGAAAAGATTGTGGACGGCCGGGTTCATTTGGTGTTTAAAACGTATATATCTGGGCATAACCAAGTATTGTGCGAGCGTTTAAACGAGATTCCCAAATGAATACGCGTTTggcataattattttttaatcacTAAAGGATGCCACTTCTAAAATCAGAAAGTGGATCAAGGTCTCAGTGAAAGTGGCCATCGTAGTTGTGAAGCAACATGCGAGAGatgccctgaaaaaatccagAACTACTCCGCCGTTCAAATACTTCTTTCTGTCAGTACATTCACCTAGCAGGGGATACAATTTGAACttacaagtgaccagctcccagatgGCTTTGCAGCTGAGATGGTATGGCATGTGCGGCGCAGCTAATTTCCGTTTTGTAAACGACCGTTGCCATTTTTGACGTTCGATGCCATTCCTAGCAACCAAGATTTTTTAttcagttagctttcaataaattgttagggttagcttcatttaaatactttaaaattgcgATGTTTGAAGCCGTTATTTGGTGGTGAAGTTGTTAAGcttttcacccctaaaccggcctaaaccgggcATATATAgtaattttactctgtctaacgccagacgattttactcgtcaatgtgGAGCCCCCagtagtcaatgggttaagtgcGTTTTCTCTTCAGTCATTGAACCGAGTTTGATATCGTTCATTTAacttttactattttttttttatttctaagtGTTATATGCTTCTAATCTAGTCCTTAGTCTAGATTAAGTATTTGTTTTCCTCATTTACTCCTACTTACTGGACTAAAGAGACTACTGAATCATATTATAGCAACCTACTGTatgaaacaaaaagaggaaATAGCGGAATTTGTAGATGTGCCCCAAGATTTAAAAGGTCATGTCATTGGAACAAAAGGCAATACAGTAAGATCAATCATGGAGAGATCTAGAGCAAAAGTGTATGGCCTTGATAATGAGGAAGGATTTTGGGTCAAAGGAACTAAGGCGCAAAGGGAATACGCGAAGAATCTTATCTTGGAAATGGTGGTAATTAGTAGGTTAAGGACTACAGTGTCTTGCTCAATTACCGGTATTTCGTGAGCTAACaatctgttttttttaaatttaagtttACATGTAGACATACAGTTCGGAAAAAAATCCTCCAAAAgttttctttatattttattAACTAAACTACCACTACTCCATAAATTTACTTTCAAAGTCATTTTTCCCACACACACATTGTAGTTCATCAGATTgagagaaggaaaaaagattaaaggaaacttcaaaaaaaaaatttaaagaataaACATTTATCAGCACAAAAAAAACCCCAGAAAATGAAGGAAGGTGAGAGAAACTTGGATAAAATGTCAAAATAaaggcactaaaaagaaaagaaatttattttaattgccgatgaatttttttgaattcaaataaaaataaagaatacTCAAAGTTGTCTTATTTGGGGAAATTAGCAGGCGGAAGGGGGTGGAAATGAGGGGAGGGTCCCAGTTTTTTTAGCCCTTCGGAAGAGAGAGCCATGAAAAAAATAGGCAGCAAAAGAGGGAGGGTCACGAGAAATAAACCATTGTGATCATAAAGAAATGCTTAATTATTATCTTATTACACGAATACAAACCAGGTATGAAAATCATGCCATAGAAAATATTTGCTGCAATGAAAACAAGATAAGCTATTGAAGTTTTGAATGCAGTGTGTTTATCTTGGTTTCCATTGGTAGAAACTATTATCATCCAATTAAGCCAAAAGGTTTTTTGGTCCTATTTTTCCAACAGAGATATCGCTTGCATGTTAGGTTTGCTTTATTAAAAGTACTGAACCATTTTTCTTCAGTATAAAATCTACCACTGCGTAACAAATTTGGCTCCCCctgctaatttctgacaagttcttgaaaattgaaGAATTTAGGGAACAAAAAAGGACAATTAAACTTAACAGAAAGCGTCAAATTTCCCTATCGGAACTATGGCATTTGCGCTTGGGGTCAAGCTGTTGAAACAAACCTTTATAAGCTACTAGTTCCCCAAAAGAGAGTCCTTAGGCTAATGTTCTTAAGAAACGAAACAGTTGCCGATATCATTCTTGCTGTTTGCAAATGAGCCTTCTAATGTACGACGTTCATGATAATCTTGCTCGTAGTAACATTAAGAATATATCTTTTGTTCATAGTTACCGGACTAGATCTGTTACTAACGAGAAtattactacatgtatgttgagCAAGCTAGAGCTGAAAATATGAAAGGAGCCTTCTCTATCTCAGGTGATCTGATTTGGAACAGCATTCCAC from Montipora capricornis isolate CH-2021 chromosome 2, ASM3666992v2, whole genome shotgun sequence includes the following:
- the LOC138036977 gene encoding uncharacterized protein, which translates into the protein MEDFVHVPKDLKGYVIGAKGSIIKSIRERSGAGVYSLSRDEEGFWVNGTRDERELAKKLILEKVEGGKQKVKQNKSNKICYFIDDFNLPVNTMLRLEKDYGPPPLEYRLRPFHSYGTEESPSLANDPIYFKTLEAEVLRSLERIKHEIEAKRPLKADIWCYFGTVLIRQPDEGPGGEWSIENASRKLLEGTGWRTLYRGGGNLDEKFVEQHLCKQSPPEYEDVQSRYHLTFRTPNEGQLNFKVWVIKKNVGKTLKRIVIPFTDLKNLLDEVCFEERFTSSRCRGYLILPPQRYLRANILFPGCDFDCRLTIHALAATGAAFIIDPCTKLQETSALYLS
- the LOC138039166 gene encoding uncharacterized protein — encoded protein: MDFVPKDDIRNTLLRYLSKVTFSDEDDFGLRLPDEKLPDGFQLQLMRCSKRAVYSFSEEFSIVLSKGNTGVYGRDIQKGTDFYLHCKEWDELLNSENWEPEDISKKLPDFFRFVRKVQSSIIHDEGATGCHF